One segment of Chryseobacterium turcicum DNA contains the following:
- a CDS encoding urea transporter, protein MNYYQNLNKNKFSKTIISLVNILLKGIGQIMLQENSLTGFLFLIGIFYGSWTMGVAALLATICGTATAILMKYDQTEIKKGLYGFSAALVGVATLLFLKPLFISWIILIIGAALATVIQHFFIKRKIPVFTLPFVLITWLILFFTNNYGTGLLSESSTAISSPIDYFTVGFKGFGQVIFQDSLISGIIFFIAVFISSPISALYGFVGAVLSAIITFSISAPVADISFGLFSFNAVLCAIVFAGKEIKDFIWAFTAILLSLVISLFMLKFNFTQLTFPFVLASCITLFLKIKYISRYQNK, encoded by the coding sequence ATGAATTATTATCAAAATTTAAATAAAAACAAATTTAGCAAAACGATTATTTCGTTAGTAAATATACTATTAAAAGGTATCGGGCAAATAATGCTTCAGGAAAATTCACTCACTGGCTTTTTGTTTTTAATTGGTATTTTTTATGGCTCATGGACGATGGGCGTTGCGGCACTTTTAGCAACAATATGTGGAACTGCCACTGCCATTTTGATGAAATATGACCAGACAGAAATCAAAAAAGGGCTGTATGGTTTTAGTGCTGCTTTGGTTGGTGTGGCTACCCTATTATTTTTAAAACCTTTATTCATAAGTTGGATAATTTTAATCATTGGGGCTGCGTTGGCAACGGTGATACAGCATTTTTTCATAAAACGTAAAATACCCGTATTCACACTTCCTTTTGTTCTGATAACTTGGCTAATACTATTTTTCACAAACAATTACGGCACAGGTTTATTATCAGAGTCTTCAACAGCTATTTCTTCACCAATTGATTATTTCACAGTTGGCTTTAAAGGTTTCGGACAGGTTATTTTTCAAGATAGTTTAATTTCTGGAATAATATTTTTTATCGCAGTTTTTATTAGTTCACCTATTTCTGCCCTATACGGATTTGTAGGAGCTGTATTATCTGCTATTATTACATTCAGTATTTCTGCTCCCGTTGCAGACATAAGTTTTGGATTATTTAGTTTTAACGCTGTTTTATGCGCAATAGTTTTTGCAGGCAAAGAGATTAAAGATTTCATTTGGGCTTTTACAGCTATATTATTGTCACTTGTCATAAGCTTATTCATGTTGAAATTTAATTTTACTCAGCTTACATTTCCCTTTGTTTTAGCTTCTTGTATTACTCTTTTTTTGAAAATAAAATATATTAGTAGATATCAAAATAAGTAA
- a CDS encoding DUF1801 domain-containing protein, whose amino-acid sequence MTLQEQIKEYINSHKEPKRSDLENLHQIILELIPGCKLWFLDGKNEENKTVSNPNIGYGLHIMKYADGKTRDFYQIGMSANTTGISIYIMGIEDKKYLTSTFGEKIGKASVTSYCIKFKKLDDINIEVLKEAIQSVF is encoded by the coding sequence ATGACCCTCCAAGAACAAATTAAAGAGTATATCAACAGCCACAAAGAACCAAAACGCAGTGATTTGGAAAATCTTCATCAGATTATTTTGGAGCTTATCCCTGGTTGTAAACTATGGTTTTTAGACGGTAAAAACGAGGAAAACAAAACAGTTTCTAATCCTAATATCGGGTACGGACTTCATATCATGAAATATGCAGATGGAAAAACCCGAGATTTTTATCAGATTGGGATGAGCGCCAATACTACTGGAATTTCTATCTATATTATGGGGATTGAAGATAAAAAATATTTAACCTCAACATTTGGAGAGAAAATTGGTAAAGCAAGCGTGACAAGCTACTGTATAAAATTCAAAAAACTCGACGACATCAATATTGAAGTATTGAAAGAAGCCATACAATCTGTGTTTTAA
- the ribB gene encoding 3,4-dihydroxy-2-butanone-4-phosphate synthase → MEKLLEKFGATSRERVENALLKLQQGKGILLVDDENRENEGDIIFPASTITEKDMALLIRECSGIVCLCISEEKSKHLNLRPMVETNNSKNQTAFTISIEAKEGVESGVSAKDRVTTIRTAIAKNALAEHIASPGHVFPLIARKNGVFERRGHTEGSVDLVKMANLGDDAVLCELTNEDGSMARLPEIVDFAEKRNMTVVTIEDIYAYRQLILSN, encoded by the coding sequence ATGGAAAAATTATTAGAAAAGTTCGGAGCTACTTCGAGAGAACGTGTAGAAAATGCACTTCTAAAATTACAACAAGGAAAAGGCATCCTTTTAGTAGATGATGAAAACCGCGAAAACGAAGGCGATATCATCTTCCCTGCCTCCACCATTACAGAAAAAGACATGGCACTTTTAATTCGCGAATGCAGCGGAATCGTTTGTCTGTGCATCTCGGAAGAGAAAAGTAAACACCTTAATCTTCGCCCGATGGTGGAAACCAACAACTCAAAAAATCAAACAGCATTTACCATTTCTATAGAAGCGAAGGAAGGCGTGGAATCTGGAGTTTCAGCAAAAGACCGGGTGACAACCATAAGAACAGCAATTGCTAAAAATGCTTTGGCGGAACATATTGCAAGTCCGGGGCATGTTTTCCCTTTAATTGCCAGAAAAAATGGAGTTTTCGAAAGAAGAGGTCATACAGAAGGAAGTGTAGATTTGGTAAAAATGGCAAATCTTGGTGATGATGCCGTTCTTTGTGAGCTGACCAACGAAGATGGAAGCATGGCAAGACTTCCGGAAATTGTAGATTTTGCAGAAAAAAGAAATATGACCGTAGTAACTATAGAAGATATTTACGCTTATCGTCAATTGATTTTAAGTAACTAA
- a CDS encoding T9SS type A sorting domain-containing protein — protein MKKTLLILISSTAFLSAQTTITKAFNDPIIGETVNNVNINGTVDNSATGSNTTFTNTSLTAGSASSATYSAPSSTDISTFPGSTIKMTGSGSTVYYKQTATKLEITGLVTPDATLNFSTNNGTFISYPAAFGYSESDTAAGTFSATTGASGNFSGTINISADASGTLLIGTKTYPNVLRIKSIQSFNLTIFTVQVGTILNTTYAYYDNLHKAPLLSTTNAVITVQGTPQNTNAAQALNETFLAVSDLKLKEKLSIYPNPAQDFIQLKGNVSKDSKVKIYSLDGKLIKTADLKSEKIEISELPPSSYFIEVSDSKTTKETTKFIKK, from the coding sequence ATGAAAAAAACTCTCCTTATTTTAATTTCTTCAACAGCCTTTTTATCTGCTCAAACTACGATTACTAAAGCATTTAATGACCCTATTATTGGTGAAACCGTCAACAATGTCAACATCAACGGAACTGTTGATAACTCTGCAACGGGTAGTAATACAACCTTTACCAATACAAGTTTAACAGCTGGTTCTGCATCTTCAGCCACTTATTCTGCACCTAGTTCAACAGATATTTCTACTTTTCCAGGGTCTACTATTAAGATGACAGGTAGCGGAAGTACCGTTTACTACAAACAGACCGCCACAAAACTTGAAATCACAGGATTGGTAACTCCTGATGCTACACTCAATTTTTCTACCAATAATGGAACATTTATAAGTTATCCTGCAGCTTTTGGTTATTCTGAAAGCGATACCGCTGCCGGAACATTTAGTGCAACAACAGGAGCTTCAGGAAATTTTTCAGGGACCATTAATATATCTGCGGATGCTTCCGGAACTCTTCTCATCGGAACTAAAACCTATCCCAATGTTTTAAGGATAAAATCGATACAGAGTTTCAACCTCACTATATTTACTGTTCAGGTAGGAACGATTCTTAATACAACCTACGCTTATTATGACAATTTACACAAAGCACCTTTATTAAGTACTACAAATGCTGTGATTACCGTTCAGGGAACTCCACAAAACACGAATGCTGCACAAGCTTTAAATGAAACTTTTCTTGCAGTATCAGATTTAAAATTAAAAGAAAAACTAAGTATTTACCCTAATCCAGCACAAGATTTTATTCAATTAAAAGGGAATGTGTCAAAAGATTCTAAAGTTAAAATCTATAGTTTAGATGGAAAATTAATTAAAACTGCAGATTTAAAATCAGAAAAAATTGAAATTTCAGAATTACCTCCAAGTTCTTATTTTATTGAAGTTTCAGACTCAAAAACGACAAAAGAAACTACTAAATTCATAAAGAAGTAA